AGTCCCAGGCTCTCCAGGCGCCGCCGCGCGGAACAGCACACTATGAATGATTTTATAAGCAAAACCGTCATGGAAGCGAGTTCGAGGCCGGAGTTGAGCGATCTAGTTGATCCCACTATCCCCGCGCGCTATGACCCTTTCGTAAAACTCAATACCAACCTGGGGTATTTGCCTGCGCTTGCCGGCAATGATGTCGAATTGCTGCCGGTGTATCAACGTATCTTTGAGCGCATTGCGGCAGACATCGACGCTGCTCAAAAATTTGTCCACATGGAATACTATACGGTGAGTAGGGATGATGAGACCGAGGGCGTCTTTGCTGCGATGGAGCGTGCCGTGAATCGAGGCGTCAAGGTACGTATATTGATGGATCACCTGGGTTCGCGTGAATATCCCCACTTCAAGGAGTTGTGGAGGCGGCTGACGGATGCCGGAATTGAACATCACGTGATGCTGCCATTACGCTTACCCGGGGCTACTTATACACGCCCGGACTTGCGCAACCACCGTAAGATTGTGGTGATTGATGGACAGACGGGCTATACGGGGTCGCAAAATCTGATTCAGCGCAACTATTTTCGCAAAGATGACATCTACTACGATGAGTTGGTAGCACGCGTCAGAGGCCCGGTCGTTGCCGAACTCGAAGCCGCCTTTCTGACCGACTGGTATTCCGAAACCGGTGTTTTGCTCGACAGGCAGAGTGCGCCAGAAACTGCTATCGAACTCATGG
The nucleotide sequence above comes from Ktedonobacteraceae bacterium. Encoded proteins:
- the cls gene encoding cardiolipin synthase, encoding MSNWSVVTTIIVIVGWLIPFVMLFIVPVNRKPSSATAWLMLAFLLPYIGVLIFLLLGSPRLSRRRRAEQHTMNDFISKTVMEASSRPELSDLVDPTIPARYDPFVKLNTNLGYLPALAGNDVELLPVYQRIFERIAADIDAAQKFVHMEYYTVSRDDETEGVFAAMERAVNRGVKVRILMDHLGSREYPHFKELWRRLTDAGIEHHVMLPLRLPGATYTRPDLRNHRKIVVIDGQTGYTGSQNLIQRNYFRKDDIYYDELVARVRGPVVAELEAAFLTDWYSETGVLLDRQSAPETAIELMACGDMLCQVLPSGSAFQNENNLKLFTSLIHAARHTLVITNPYFVPDDALTTAITSAAQRGVRVTLMNSEASDQFFVSHAERSYYEELLNAGVKIYQYRAPILLHAKHITVDNDIAVIGSSNLDMRSFQLNLEVTLICYDTRVVAALRQVEANNLLKARSVNPAEWEARALREKFFENIARLAAALQ